One genomic region from Macaca mulatta isolate MMU2019108-1 chromosome 20, T2T-MMU8v2.0, whole genome shotgun sequence encodes:
- the C20H16orf90 gene encoding uncharacterized protein C16orf90 homolog isoform X2, with amino-acid sequence MSTPMMAPSAQPDAVSQAQGRPGHPDIPPNIYEGGLGSPQPQCPSAQGSKPKNFRLRHLRGLGLYLESHPPPAGQCESHWLSRLMAGGCLPQPEGTAWALDLPQGTLGPGNSLCSALLEARLPRDSLGSSASSSSMDPDKGALPQPGPSEGFGLRPKRSWGAWEEAMCPLCKRTRAGALERL; translated from the exons ATGTCAACTCCCATGATGGCGCCTTCTGCTCAGCCAG ATGCAGTGAGCCAGGCCCAAGGACGTCCCGGCCACCCCGACATACCCCCCAACATCTACGAGGGGGGCCTGGGGTCCCCGCAGCCGCAGTGCCCCAGTGCCCAGGGAAGCAAGCCCAAGAACTTCCGGCTGCGCCACCTCCGGGGCCTGGGCCTCTACCTGGAGAGCCACCCGCCACCAGCTGGCCAGTGTGAGAGCCACTGGCTGAGCCGGCTCATGGCTGGGGGCTGCCTGCCACAGCCTGAGGGCACAGCCTGGGCCCTGGACCTGCCACAGGGGACTCTGGGCCCAGGTAACAGCCTCTGCTCAGCCCTTCTGGAAGCCCGATTGCCCAGGGACAGCTTGGGAAGCAGTG cTTCCAGTTCCAGCATGGACCCAGACAAGGgtgccctcccccagcctggtCCTTCTGAGGGCTTCGGACTCAGGCCCAAGAGGTCCTGGGGGGCCTGGGAAGAGGCCATGTGTCCCTTGTGCAAGAGAACCCGCGCTGGGGCCCTGGAGAGGCTATAG
- the C20H16orf90 gene encoding uncharacterized protein C16orf90 homolog isoform X4 produces the protein MAGGCLPQPEGTAWALDLPQGTLGPGNSLCSALLEARLPRDSLGSSASSSSMDPDKGALPQPGPSEGFGLRPKRSWGAWEEAMCPLCKRTRAGALERL, from the exons ATGGCTGGGGGCTGCCTGCCACAGCCTGAGGGCACAGCCTGGGCCCTGGACCTGCCACAGGGGACTCTGGGCCCAGGTAACAGCCTCTGCTCAGCCCTTCTGGAAGCCCGATTGCCCAGGGACAGCTTGGGAAGCAGTG cTTCCAGTTCCAGCATGGACCCAGACAAGGgtgccctcccccagcctggtCCTTCTGAGGGCTTCGGACTCAGGCCCAAGAGGTCCTGGGGGGCCTGGGAAGAGGCCATGTGTCCCTTGTGCAAGAGAACCCGCGCTGGGGCCCTGGAGAGGCTATAG
- the C20H16orf90 gene encoding uncharacterized protein C16orf90 homolog isoform X1 yields the protein MEALVCAFSELRIREDAVSQAQGRPGHPDIPPNIYEGGLGSPQPQCPSAQGSKPKNFRLRHLRGLGLYLESHPPPAGQCESHWLSRLMAGGCLPQPEGTAWALDLPQGTLGPGNSLCSALLEARLPRDSLGSSASSSSMDPDKGALPQPGPSEGFGLRPKRSWGAWEEAMCPLCKRTRAGALERL from the exons ATGGAAGCCTTGGTCTGTGCATTTTCTGAGCTGCGCATAAGAGAAG ATGCAGTGAGCCAGGCCCAAGGACGTCCCGGCCACCCCGACATACCCCCCAACATCTACGAGGGGGGCCTGGGGTCCCCGCAGCCGCAGTGCCCCAGTGCCCAGGGAAGCAAGCCCAAGAACTTCCGGCTGCGCCACCTCCGGGGCCTGGGCCTCTACCTGGAGAGCCACCCGCCACCAGCTGGCCAGTGTGAGAGCCACTGGCTGAGCCGGCTCATGGCTGGGGGCTGCCTGCCACAGCCTGAGGGCACAGCCTGGGCCCTGGACCTGCCACAGGGGACTCTGGGCCCAGGTAACAGCCTCTGCTCAGCCCTTCTGGAAGCCCGATTGCCCAGGGACAGCTTGGGAAGCAGTG cTTCCAGTTCCAGCATGGACCCAGACAAGGgtgccctcccccagcctggtCCTTCTGAGGGCTTCGGACTCAGGCCCAAGAGGTCCTGGGGGGCCTGGGAAGAGGCCATGTGTCCCTTGTGCAAGAGAACCCGCGCTGGGGCCCTGGAGAGGCTATAG
- the C20H16orf90 gene encoding uncharacterized protein C16orf90 homolog isoform X3, whose translation MEALVYAVSQAQGRPGHPDIPPNIYEGGLGSPQPQCPSAQGSKPKNFRLRHLRGLGLYLESHPPPAGQCESHWLSRLMAGGCLPQPEGTAWALDLPQGTLGPGNSLCSALLEARLPRDSLGSSASSSSMDPDKGALPQPGPSEGFGLRPKRSWGAWEEAMCPLCKRTRAGALERL comes from the exons ATGGAAGCCTTGGTCT ATGCAGTGAGCCAGGCCCAAGGACGTCCCGGCCACCCCGACATACCCCCCAACATCTACGAGGGGGGCCTGGGGTCCCCGCAGCCGCAGTGCCCCAGTGCCCAGGGAAGCAAGCCCAAGAACTTCCGGCTGCGCCACCTCCGGGGCCTGGGCCTCTACCTGGAGAGCCACCCGCCACCAGCTGGCCAGTGTGAGAGCCACTGGCTGAGCCGGCTCATGGCTGGGGGCTGCCTGCCACAGCCTGAGGGCACAGCCTGGGCCCTGGACCTGCCACAGGGGACTCTGGGCCCAGGTAACAGCCTCTGCTCAGCCCTTCTGGAAGCCCGATTGCCCAGGGACAGCTTGGGAAGCAGTG cTTCCAGTTCCAGCATGGACCCAGACAAGGgtgccctcccccagcctggtCCTTCTGAGGGCTTCGGACTCAGGCCCAAGAGGTCCTGGGGGGCCTGGGAAGAGGCCATGTGTCCCTTGTGCAAGAGAACCCGCGCTGGGGCCCTGGAGAGGCTATAG